A window of Desulfuromonas soudanensis genomic DNA:
CGGATGCCTTTGCCCCCTTTCTGCAGCGGCTCAGGGAGAGCCCGCCCCCGGTGACCCTCGAGGCTCTCGGTGCCGCCGGCCTCGGCGAGCTGGCCGGTGCCCTGGTGCTGCGGGACGAGCAGATGGTGCGCATCCTCAGCCTGGTCCCCGACACCGCCGAGGTGGCTTCCCTCCTCGGCGAGGCCGGCGAAAGCGACTGGCGGCTCGTCAGCCAGACCCGCTTTCGAGAAGAGGTCGGAAAGGCCATCGGCCGCGATTTTTTCCGCTTCATACTCCTGGCCTCCCTGGCGGTGACCCTGCTTCTCGTCTGGCTCTTTCGCCATCCGGGGAAGGTCCTTCTGGCCCTTGTCCCCGTCGGCACCGGACTGGCTGCGATGTTCGGCGCCATGGCGGCCCTGGGCCTCGATTTTACCCTCTTCAATGTCGTCGCCACGGTCCTCGTCATCGGCCTCTCCGTCGACTACGGCATCTTCATGGTCTGCAAGCTCACCCAGGGGATGGACCGCTCCGTGGACCGGGCGGTCCTCGTCTCGGGGCTGACGACCCTGGCCGGCTTCGGAGCCCTGGTGCTGGCCCGCCATCCGGCCCTGCATTCCATCGGCGTCACCGTCCTCCTCGGGATCGGTGCCGCCATCCCGGCGGCCCTGCTGGTGATCCCGGCGCTCTACCGCAGGGAGTGGCGATGAAGAGACTCCTCGGCACCCTCCTTCTGGCGGCCTTTCTGCTGGTTACCGGCTGCGCGCGCCTCCCCTTTGCGGTGACGGAACCGGTTCCGATCCCCGCGGACATCAGTGCTGCCGAGCTCGCCGCCCGGACCTGGACCGCCGTCCCCCAGACGCTGCGGATGCGTCAATCGGGCCTCTTCGAGTTCCGCGGGCGCAAGGTGCCGCTGGTCGGTTTCATGGTTCTCGACAATGCCGCCGCCACGGCGCGCCTGGTGGGGATGAACGATCTGGGGGTGAAATTTTTCGACCTGGAGGTGGGGGAAAAGGGGGTCAGGGAACACTTCCTCCTCCCCGAACTGGCCAAATATCCCGGATTTGCCGGGGCGGTGGCGGCTTCGGTGCGGCGCATTTTCCTGACGCCGCGCCCTGATCCAAAGGATGCCCTGGAAATCGATCCCCAAGAGGCCCGCCTGGTGCGCCGGGAGGCCGGGCGAAACCTCACCTTCGTCTTCGGCGGCCGCGGCCCCGAATGGCTGGAGACACGTGCGGCGGGGGAAAAGGAGGGGTGGCGGTTGCGTTTTTTCGAGTACCGATGCGACAATGGCCTGACCTACCCCGCCGGGATCGTTCTCGATGACGAGAAGGCCGGCTACCGGCTGACCCTTTGGCTCGAAAGCGTGAAAGGAAGCGAAGATGGGAATTAAAAGGGCCATTGATGCCGCTGCACTCGCAGCACCGCGGCGCCAGGAAGGGGGAGAGCTGCTCGGCCGCTACTCCTTTCCCGCGGATTTCCCCGGTTTTGCCGGTCACTTCCCCGGCGCTCCCATCGTCCCGGCGGTGGTGCAGATACGGACGGTCCAGGCTCTCTTCGAAATGGACGGAGGGCGCTCCACTACCCTCCTCGGGGTGGAAAACGCCAAATTTCTCCTTCAGCTGCAGCCGGAGGAGGAGATCGAAGTCTCCTGTCGGGAGCGCTCGGGGGGATTGGAGCCGGTGGTGGAGGGGAAGCTGAAGGTGCAGGGAGCCCTGGCCGCCTCTTTCGTTCTCCGCCTGGCCGCCGCGGGAGAGACGCCGTGAACAAACCCTATTTTTCCGGCCAGCCCGGCGACCCCGCGCCGCTTGCCACGCGGGTGCCCCGGGTGGTGCGCTTTGAGGAGGTCGATCCCCTCGGGATCGTCTGGCACGGCCGCTACCCGAGCTATCTCGAGGACGGCCGGGTCGCCCTCGGGGAGCGTTACGGCATCGGCTACATGGATTTTTACCGCCAGGGTGTCCTGGCGCCGATCAAGAAGATGCACCTCGACTATCACCGTCCCCTCCGTTTCGGCGAGCCCTTTTCCATCGAGGGGATTCTTCACTGGTCCGAGGCCGCCCGGCTCAACTTCGAATTCATCCTCCGCAACGAGGCGGGCGAGGTGACGACCACCGGGTACACGGTGCAGATGCTGATGGATCTGGAGCACAACCTCCTCCTCCTTCTCCCCCCCTTCTACCGGGAATTCTGCGCCTCCTGGCGCCGGGGAGACCTGCCATGATTCCGGTTCTGGTGACTTCCGCCGCCGCCGTCACCGGCCTGGGGGACAGCCTGGACGAGACCTGGCGGCGCCTTTTGAAGGGGGAGTCGGCCATCGCTTCTGTGACCCGCTTCGATACCAGCGCCTACCAGAGCCGGCTTGCCTCCTGCGTTCCGGGACTTTCCCGGGGCGGCCAGGAGACGCTCCTGGCGCCCCTTCTCGAGCGTCTCTTTGAAGGGTTCCCCGACCTGCCGCCGGAGAGCCGCCTCCTTCTGGCCACCACCAAGGGGGGGATCGACGTGCTGGAGCGGCAGCGCCGGGGAGAGGAGGTCTTGCTTGCGCCCCTCCTCCCGGAGACGACCCTGGCTGCCGTAGCCGGCCGGTTCGGCCTCAGGGACGGCGGGGTGAACATCAACGCCGCCTGCGCCTCGTCGACCATCGCCCTGGCCCGGGGCGCCGCCCTCATCGCCTCGGGCTTGGCCGAATCGGTTCTGGTCTGCTGTCTCGATCTGGTGAGCGAATTCGTCTTCTCCGGCTTTTCGGCGCTGCGGGCCCTCTCCCCGGAGACGAGCCGCCCCTTCGATCGGGAGCGGACCGGGCTGACCCTCGGCGAGGGGGCTGCGGCCCTGGTGCTGATGAGCCCCGGGGCGGCGCGGCGCTGCGGGCGTCTCCCCCTCGGGCGGGTTCTCGGCTGGGGGGTGGCCAACGACGCCACCCACATCACCGCCCCGGCCCGGGACGGCTGCGGTCTGGTTCTCGCCGTCCGGCAGGCCCTGGCCAAAGCGGAACTCTCCCCTGGAGCCGTCTCCGCCATCAGCGCCCACGGCACCGGCACCGTCTACAACGATCTCATGGAGCTGACGGCCTTTGCCACCGTCTTCGGCGACCGCAGGCAGCCGATCCACTCGGTCAAAGGCGCCATCGGCCACACCCTCGGCGCAGCCGGAGGGATCGAGGTCGCCCTCGGGCTCAAGGCCCTTTCCGCCGGCACCGTTCCGCCGACGGCCGGTTTCCGGACCCCCGAGGCGGGAGCGGAGGAGATCGTGAGTCGTCAAGCCGTCTCCTTTGCCGGAGACGTGCTGCTGACCACCAACTCGGGGTTCGGCGGGGTCAACGCCGCCCTTCTGCTCGGGAGAGGAGGCGAGGAATGAAGGCAAGGATTTCCGGGATCGGCTGGATTACCGCCGCCGGCTTCGGCCAGGGGAGGGGCGCCGACGATTTCGCCATGACGGCCGGGACCCTGCCGGAGATCGCCCGCAAGGATTTTTTCGCCGATCCCTTTCCGCGCTTCGGGCGCCTCGACGAATTCTCCCGCCTCGGTCTCTCGGCCATCGCCCTGGCCCTGGGGGATGCGGGACTCGACCAGTGGCAGGAAAAGCGCAATTTCGGTCTCATCGCCGCCTCCGCCTACGGCTGCCTGACGACGGACATCGCCTATTTCGATACCGTCCTTGGCGACGGCGGCGCCCTGGCCAGTCCCAACCTCTTTGCCTACACCCTGGCCAACTGCGTTCTCGGCGAAGCCGCCATTCGCTTCGGCCTGACCGGCCCGGGGTTCGTCGTCAACGAGACTGGGGCGAGCCGCCTGACCTCGCTGGTCATGGCCCTCGAGAGTCTTTTTTGGGGGGAGTGCGACGTCCTTGTCGCCGGCGTCTGCGATCTCCCCTTTCCCCTTGAGACGACCGGCATGGCGCCGGTGGCACCCGGAGCCCTCTTCCTCGTCCTGTCGAAGTTCTCCTTGCCGGGTGAGAAGGGGTCCTCCCCCCTCCTCGGCCTCGATGGCCGGGGAAACCTGGAGATCGACGGCGTCCCGGTCCGGGACTGGACCGAAGTGGCCCGGGCCTTCCTGGCGCCGGTTTCCGGTGGAAAAATGAGCGCTATCAACAGCTAACCCTTCGCTTTTTCGGGAGAATGCCCCCATGAAACTGAAACTTGTCTACCCCCGCTGGCCGAAACTCGACCGGCAGACCGAATTCCACCTCCCCCCCCACGGACCCGTCGTCTTTGCCGCCGCCGTCCCGGCGGGGATCGAGGTCGCCTTCACCGACGAGAACCTCGAGGCGATCGATTTCGACGACCCGGCCGACCTGGTGGCTATTTCCACCATGCTCACCTGCCAGTTGCCGCGCGCCTTCGAGGTGGCCCGGGAATTCAAGGCCCGGGGGCGCACGGTCATCTTCGGCGGCATCGCCACCATGCTCCACGCCGAGGAGGTCATGCAGCATGCCGATTCCGTCTTCCTCGGCGAGGTCGAGGGGCGCCTCGAGGCCCTCTTCGACGATTTCCGCAAGGGAAAGCTGAAGAAGGTCTACGACTTCATGAACAATCCGCCGGCCATTGAGCTGGTCGGCACGGCGCGCCGGGAAATCCTCAACCGCGAGCTCTACAACTACCGGGGGGTGCAGATGCTCGACCTGGTGCACGCCTCCCGGGGGTGCAAGTTCGACTGCTTCCCCTGCTGCACCGGCTTTCTCGGCGGCAAGAAATTCCGTCCCCGCCCCGTCGACCAGGTCATCGAGGAGATGGAGGCGATCCGTAACAACCGCCTCTTTATCGTCGACAACTCCCTCGCCCAGGACCGGGAGTGGCTCAAGGACCTCTTTACGGCGATGATTCCCCTCAAGAAGAAGTGGGTGTCGCACCCGATCCTCGACGACCCGGAAATCCTCCGCCTTGCCGCCGACGCCGGCGCCTGGTACGTCTACCAGGCCGTCTTCGACACCTCCGACGTGATCCGCAACCGGATCAGGCGCCTCAAGGACCACGGCATCGGCGTCGAAGGGACGATCATTCTCGGCACCGACGAT
This region includes:
- a CDS encoding DUF3261 domain-containing protein; its protein translation is MKRLLGTLLLAAFLLVTGCARLPFAVTEPVPIPADISAAELAARTWTAVPQTLRMRQSGLFEFRGRKVPLVGFMVLDNAAATARLVGMNDLGVKFFDLEVGEKGVREHFLLPELAKYPGFAGAVAASVRRIFLTPRPDPKDALEIDPQEARLVRREAGRNLTFVFGGRGPEWLETRAAGEKEGWRLRFFEYRCDNGLTYPAGIVLDDEKAGYRLTLWLESVKGSEDGN
- a CDS encoding acyl-CoA thioesterase, coding for MNKPYFSGQPGDPAPLATRVPRVVRFEEVDPLGIVWHGRYPSYLEDGRVALGERYGIGYMDFYRQGVLAPIKKMHLDYHRPLRFGEPFSIEGILHWSEAARLNFEFILRNEAGEVTTTGYTVQMLMDLEHNLLLLLPPFYREFCASWRRGDLP
- a CDS encoding beta-ketoacyl-[acyl-carrier-protein] synthase family protein, with the translated sequence MIPVLVTSAAAVTGLGDSLDETWRRLLKGESAIASVTRFDTSAYQSRLASCVPGLSRGGQETLLAPLLERLFEGFPDLPPESRLLLATTKGGIDVLERQRRGEEVLLAPLLPETTLAAVAGRFGLRDGGVNINAACASSTIALARGAALIASGLAESVLVCCLDLVSEFVFSGFSALRALSPETSRPFDRERTGLTLGEGAAALVLMSPGAARRCGRLPLGRVLGWGVANDATHITAPARDGCGLVLAVRQALAKAELSPGAVSAISAHGTGTVYNDLMELTAFATVFGDRRQPIHSVKGAIGHTLGAAGGIEVALGLKALSAGTVPPTAGFRTPEAGAEEIVSRQAVSFAGDVLLTTNSGFGGVNAALLLGRGGEE
- a CDS encoding beta-ketoacyl synthase N-terminal-like domain-containing protein; this encodes MKARISGIGWITAAGFGQGRGADDFAMTAGTLPEIARKDFFADPFPRFGRLDEFSRLGLSAIALALGDAGLDQWQEKRNFGLIAASAYGCLTTDIAYFDTVLGDGGALASPNLFAYTLANCVLGEAAIRFGLTGPGFVVNETGASRLTSLVMALESLFWGECDVLVAGVCDLPFPLETTGMAPVAPGALFLVLSKFSLPGEKGSSPLLGLDGRGNLEIDGVPVRDWTEVARAFLAPVSGGKMSAINS
- a CDS encoding B12-binding domain-containing radical SAM protein encodes the protein MKLKLVYPRWPKLDRQTEFHLPPHGPVVFAAAVPAGIEVAFTDENLEAIDFDDPADLVAISTMLTCQLPRAFEVAREFKARGRTVIFGGIATMLHAEEVMQHADSVFLGEVEGRLEALFDDFRKGKLKKVYDFMNNPPAIELVGTARREILNRELYNYRGVQMLDLVHASRGCKFDCFPCCTGFLGGKKFRPRPVDQVIEEMEAIRNNRLFIVDNSLAQDREWLKDLFTAMIPLKKKWVSHPILDDPEILRLAADAGAWYVYQAVFDTSDVIRNRIRRLKDHGIGVEGTIILGTDDQDEDDIKRLVDFLLEVELDVAEFTILTPFPHSPIRGQMEKEGRILSNNWIDYTAGKVVFQPKKMTPEKLQEMYHYAWDTFYAGGGHQLKMGELFKNVIRREMDDGTYRRYNPKTRRTFDKQKGQA